A DNA window from Theobroma cacao cultivar B97-61/B2 chromosome 5, Criollo_cocoa_genome_V2, whole genome shotgun sequence contains the following coding sequences:
- the LOC18599908 gene encoding uncharacterized protein LOC18599908 has translation MANSNPRTNLRCHHCAGPLSKEMETSEWTVAPLVRDSFSMIGSAVGGTTSAFYGFNHVMPLVRRWVKGPMWVHFLIGAPPVIVFSSACAGLAGGAVPALAQLASSSYRAAFSSSSLPPSSQEDKMHKSRTSNTL, from the exons ATGGCAAATTCAAACCCTCGAACCAATTTGCGTTGCCATCACTGCGCTGGCCCTCTTTCCAAAGAGATG GAAACAAGTGAATGGACTGTTGCTCCACTTGTGAGGGATAGTTTTTCTATG ATTGGCTCTGCTGTTGGCGGTACCACAAGTGCATTCTACGGATTCAACCATG TGATGCCACTTGTCAGGAGGTGGGTTAAAGGACCCATGTGGGTACATTTCCTCATTGGA GCGCCACCTGTTATAGTGTTCTCTTCTGCTTGTGCAGGGTTGGCAG GTGGTGCTGTTCCAGCCCTTGCTCAACTTGCATCTTCGTCTTACCGTGCTgcattctcatcttcttcattgCCTCCATCTTCACAGGAAGATAAGATGCATAAGTCTAGGACTTCTAATACtttgtaa
- the LOC18599913 gene encoding germin-like protein subfamily 1 member 7 → MEGFKILVPISLLVLAFSFATASDPSPLQDFCVALRDAQNVFVNGKFCKDPKLVKAEDFFFSGLNMPGNTSNQLGSKVTLVNVEQIPGLNTLGISLARIDYAPYGGLNPPHTHPRASEILVVMEGTLYVGFVTSNPNNHLITKVLYPGDVFVFPVGLIHFQFNIGKTNAIAFAGLSSQNPGVITIANAVFGSKSRINPDVLSKAFQLDENVARYLQSRLW, encoded by the exons ATGGAAGGTTTTAAAATCCTTGTACCAATTTCCCTGTTGGTTCTGGCTTTCTCATTTGCCACTGCCTCTGATCCTAGCCCTCTTCAGGACTTTTGTGTAGCCCTCAGGGACGCCCAAAATG TGTTTGTTAATGGTAAGTTCTGTAAGGATCCAAAGCTCGTCAAAGCAGAAGACTTCTTCTTTTCAGGACTCAACATGCCAGGAAACACATCAAACCAACTAGGATCAAAAGTCACTCTAGTCAATGTAGAACAAATACCAGGACTTAACACTCTTGGTATATCTCTGGCTCGAATTGACTATGCACCTTATGGTGGCTTAAACCCTCCTCACACTCACCCTCGGGCTAGCGAGATCCTAGTAGTCATGGAAGGCACTCTCTATGTTGGCTTTGTTACATCTAATCCGAACAATCATCTCATCACTAAAGTCCTATACCCTGGAGACGTTTTCGTTTTCCCAGTTGGTCTAATTCACTTTCAGTTCAACATAGGGAAAACTAATGCAATTGCCTTTGCTGGTCTTAGCAGCCAGAATCCTGGAGTAATTACCATTGCAAATGCAGTGTTCGGATCAAAATCACGCATTAATCCTGATGTTCTTAGTAAGGCTTTCCAACTGGATGAAAATGTGGCTAGGTATCTTCAGTCACGTTTGTGGTAG
- the LOC18599909 gene encoding glucosidase 2 subunit beta isoform X1, producing the protein MKLTLSFISFSLTISSLIIPSHASSSSLPSNSFLGIAPQDEDYFKGEIIKCKNGSKTFTKTQLNDDFCDCSDGTDEPGTSACPQGKFYCRNAGYSSSLLFSSRVNDGICDCCDGSDEYDGKVKCPNTCWEAGKVARDKLKKKIEMYHKGVALRREENKQAKQAIARDREELLALKNEKDVLENLVKQLEGQIQKLEQEEHLEKEEKMKEASNEKVEKEKNETEEKVDSQKEPLKTSDEEKMGLSWKSPSNQNEKDEFQSTEGLSREELGRLVASRWTGKKTEDQVEEIDTAKRDYVGNREKEESAHDEHSINNALRFNENTQKHHEKGRNDAGDEESVADDVGSSSTHYNIRLEDRENSSDIATPSHQSWLVKIQETAQNILQSVNFYPTPVPNLDANQVRNEYNNYTTRLHDIESRISSLTEKVKYDFGIDNEFYLFYDRCFESKQDKYVYKVCPFKHAIQEEGRSETRLGNWEKFGSSYRMMLFSNGDGCWNGPDRSLEVKLRCGLKTELTSVDEPSRCEYVALMYTPALCLEEKLKELKQKLESMNREQPWSHDEL; encoded by the exons ATGAAACTCACCctttcttttatctctttttctttaaccATCTCCTCCTTAATAATTCCATCCCATGCATCATCTTCTTCGCTTCCTTCCAATTCCTTCCTTGGAATTGCTCCTCAAG atGAAGATTACTTCAAAGGAGAGATAATAAAGTGCAAGAATGGATCAAAGACGTTCACAAAAACCCAACTCAATGATGATTTCTGTGACTGTTCAGATGGCACTGATGAGCCAG GAACATCAGCCTGTCCACAAGGAAAGTTTTATTGTAGGAATGCTGggtattcttcttctttgctGTTTTCCTCCAGAGTCAATGATGGCATTTGTg ATTGCTGTGATGGGAGTGATGAGTATGATGGTAAAGTGAAATGTCCTAATACATGCTGGGAGGCTGGCAAAGTAGCCAGGGACAAgttgaagaaaaagattgaaatgtATCACAAAGGTGTTGCCTTGCGGAGAGAAGAAAATAAGCAAGCAAAACAAGCAATAGCCAGAGACAGAGAAGAATTGTTGGCactgaaaaatgaaaaggacgTTCTTGAAAATCTTGTTAAGCAGCTCGAAG GGCAAATTCAGAAGTTGGAGCAGGAAGAGCACctagagaaagaagagaagatgAAAGAAGCTTCAAATGAGAaagttgaaaaggaaaagaatgaaACTGAGGAGAAAGTTGACAGCCAAAAAGAACCTTTGAAAACATCAGATGAGGAGAAAATGGGGCTGTCATGGAAATCTCCATCCAATCAG AATGAGAAAGATGAATTTCAAAGTACTGAAGGATTGTCTAGAGAAGAGCTTGGTCGTCTCGTTGCATCACGCTGGACTGGGAAAAAGACTGAGGACCAAGTTGAGGAGATTGATACAGCTAAAAGGGACTATGTAGGCAACAGGGAGAAAGaagagagtgcacatgatgaacATTCGATTAATAATGCTTTACGATTCAATGAAAATACTCAAAAGCATCATGAGAAAGGCAGAAATGATGCTGGAGATGAAGAGTCTGTAGCAGATGATGTTGGTAGTTCGAGCACCCACTACAACATTCGCTTAGAAGATCGTGAGAACTCCTCAG ATATAGCAACTCCAAGCCATCAATCTTGGTTGGTTAAGATACAAGAAACTGCTCAGAATATACTACAGTCAGTTAACTTCTATCCAACCCCTGTCCCTAATTTAG ATGCAAATCAGGTTCGGAATGAGTACAATAACTACACTACAAGATTGCATGATATAGAGTCAAGGATTTCAAGTTTGACAGAAAAGGTCAAATATGATTTTG GAATAGATAATGAATTCTATTTATTCTATGATCGTTGCTTTGAGTCAAAGCAGGACAA gTATGTGTATAAAGTTTGTCCATTTAAACATGCAATACAAGAGGAAGGCAGGAGTGAAACCCGATTGGG CAACTGGGAGAAGTTTGGGAGTTCATATAGAATGATGCTGTTCTCAAATGGAGATGGATGCTGGAATGGACCTGATAGAAGCttagag GTCAAGCTAAGGTGTGGACTAAAAACTGAATTAACTAGTGTGGATGAACCAAGCCGCTGCGa ATATGTTGCTCTCATGTATACCCCTGCCCTTTGCCTAGAGGAAAAGCTCAAG GAACTTAAACAGAAACTAGAATCAATGAACAGAGAACAACCATGGAGTCATGATGAGCTTTGA
- the LOC18599909 gene encoding glucosidase 2 subunit beta isoform X2, which yields MKLTLSFISFSLTISSLIIPSHASSSSLPSNSFLGIAPQDEDYFKGEIIKCKNGSKTFTKTQLNDDFCDCSDGTDEPGTSACPQGKFYCRNAGYSSSLLFSSRVNDGICDCCDGSDEYDGKVKCPNTCWEAGKVARDKLKKKIEMYHKGVALRREENKQAKQAIARDREELLALKNEKDVLENLVKQLEGQIQKLEQEEHLEKEEKMKEASNEKVEKEKNETEEKVDSQKEPLKTSDEEKMGLSWKSPSNQNEKDEFQSTEGLSREELGRLVASRWTGKKTEDQVEEIDTAKRDYVGNREKEESAHDEHSINNALRFNENTQKHHEKGRNDAGDEESVADDVGSSSTHYNIRLEDRENSSDIATPSHQSWLVKIQETAQNILQSVNFYPTPVPNLDANQVRNEYNNYTTRLHDIESRISSLTEKVKYDFGIDNEFYLFYDRCFESKQDKYVYKVCPFKHAIQEEGRSETRLGNWEKFGSSYRMMLFSNGDGCWNGPDRSLEVKLRCGLKTELTSVDEPSRCEYVALMYTPALCLEEKLKKLESMNREQPWSHDEL from the exons ATGAAACTCACCctttcttttatctctttttctttaaccATCTCCTCCTTAATAATTCCATCCCATGCATCATCTTCTTCGCTTCCTTCCAATTCCTTCCTTGGAATTGCTCCTCAAG atGAAGATTACTTCAAAGGAGAGATAATAAAGTGCAAGAATGGATCAAAGACGTTCACAAAAACCCAACTCAATGATGATTTCTGTGACTGTTCAGATGGCACTGATGAGCCAG GAACATCAGCCTGTCCACAAGGAAAGTTTTATTGTAGGAATGCTGggtattcttcttctttgctGTTTTCCTCCAGAGTCAATGATGGCATTTGTg ATTGCTGTGATGGGAGTGATGAGTATGATGGTAAAGTGAAATGTCCTAATACATGCTGGGAGGCTGGCAAAGTAGCCAGGGACAAgttgaagaaaaagattgaaatgtATCACAAAGGTGTTGCCTTGCGGAGAGAAGAAAATAAGCAAGCAAAACAAGCAATAGCCAGAGACAGAGAAGAATTGTTGGCactgaaaaatgaaaaggacgTTCTTGAAAATCTTGTTAAGCAGCTCGAAG GGCAAATTCAGAAGTTGGAGCAGGAAGAGCACctagagaaagaagagaagatgAAAGAAGCTTCAAATGAGAaagttgaaaaggaaaagaatgaaACTGAGGAGAAAGTTGACAGCCAAAAAGAACCTTTGAAAACATCAGATGAGGAGAAAATGGGGCTGTCATGGAAATCTCCATCCAATCAG AATGAGAAAGATGAATTTCAAAGTACTGAAGGATTGTCTAGAGAAGAGCTTGGTCGTCTCGTTGCATCACGCTGGACTGGGAAAAAGACTGAGGACCAAGTTGAGGAGATTGATACAGCTAAAAGGGACTATGTAGGCAACAGGGAGAAAGaagagagtgcacatgatgaacATTCGATTAATAATGCTTTACGATTCAATGAAAATACTCAAAAGCATCATGAGAAAGGCAGAAATGATGCTGGAGATGAAGAGTCTGTAGCAGATGATGTTGGTAGTTCGAGCACCCACTACAACATTCGCTTAGAAGATCGTGAGAACTCCTCAG ATATAGCAACTCCAAGCCATCAATCTTGGTTGGTTAAGATACAAGAAACTGCTCAGAATATACTACAGTCAGTTAACTTCTATCCAACCCCTGTCCCTAATTTAG ATGCAAATCAGGTTCGGAATGAGTACAATAACTACACTACAAGATTGCATGATATAGAGTCAAGGATTTCAAGTTTGACAGAAAAGGTCAAATATGATTTTG GAATAGATAATGAATTCTATTTATTCTATGATCGTTGCTTTGAGTCAAAGCAGGACAA gTATGTGTATAAAGTTTGTCCATTTAAACATGCAATACAAGAGGAAGGCAGGAGTGAAACCCGATTGGG CAACTGGGAGAAGTTTGGGAGTTCATATAGAATGATGCTGTTCTCAAATGGAGATGGATGCTGGAATGGACCTGATAGAAGCttagag GTCAAGCTAAGGTGTGGACTAAAAACTGAATTAACTAGTGTGGATGAACCAAGCCGCTGCGa ATATGTTGCTCTCATGTATACCCCTGCCCTTTGCCTAGAGGAAAAGCTCAAG AAACTAGAATCAATGAACAGAGAACAACCATGGAGTCATGATGAGCTTTGA
- the LOC18599909 gene encoding glucosidase 2 subunit beta isoform X3, producing MKLTLSFISFSLTISSLIIPSHASSSSLPSNSFLGIAPQDEDYFKGEIIKCKNGSKTFTKTQLNDDFCDCSDGTDEPGTSACPQGKFYCRNAGYSSSLLFSSRVNDGICDCCDGSDEYDGKVKCPNTCWEAGKVARDKLKKKIEMYHKGVALRREENKQAKQAIARDREELLALKNEKDVLENLVKQLEGQIQKLEQEEHLEKEEKMKEASNEKVEKEKNETEEKVDSQKEPLKTSDEEKMGLSWKSPSNQNEKDEFQSTEGLSREELGRLVASRWTGKKTEDQVEEIDTAKRDYVGNREKEESAHDEHSINNALRFNENTQKHHEKGRNDAGDEESVADDVGSSSTHYNIRLEDRENSSDIATPSHQSWLVKIQETAQNILQSVNFYPTPVPNLDANQVRNEYNNYTTRLHDIESRISSLTEKVKYDFGIDNEFYLFYDRCFESKQDKYVYKVCPFKHAIQEEGRSETRLGNWEKFGSSYRMMLFSNGDGCWNGPDRSLEVKLRCGLKTELTSVDEPSRYMLLSCIPLPFA from the exons ATGAAACTCACCctttcttttatctctttttctttaaccATCTCCTCCTTAATAATTCCATCCCATGCATCATCTTCTTCGCTTCCTTCCAATTCCTTCCTTGGAATTGCTCCTCAAG atGAAGATTACTTCAAAGGAGAGATAATAAAGTGCAAGAATGGATCAAAGACGTTCACAAAAACCCAACTCAATGATGATTTCTGTGACTGTTCAGATGGCACTGATGAGCCAG GAACATCAGCCTGTCCACAAGGAAAGTTTTATTGTAGGAATGCTGggtattcttcttctttgctGTTTTCCTCCAGAGTCAATGATGGCATTTGTg ATTGCTGTGATGGGAGTGATGAGTATGATGGTAAAGTGAAATGTCCTAATACATGCTGGGAGGCTGGCAAAGTAGCCAGGGACAAgttgaagaaaaagattgaaatgtATCACAAAGGTGTTGCCTTGCGGAGAGAAGAAAATAAGCAAGCAAAACAAGCAATAGCCAGAGACAGAGAAGAATTGTTGGCactgaaaaatgaaaaggacgTTCTTGAAAATCTTGTTAAGCAGCTCGAAG GGCAAATTCAGAAGTTGGAGCAGGAAGAGCACctagagaaagaagagaagatgAAAGAAGCTTCAAATGAGAaagttgaaaaggaaaagaatgaaACTGAGGAGAAAGTTGACAGCCAAAAAGAACCTTTGAAAACATCAGATGAGGAGAAAATGGGGCTGTCATGGAAATCTCCATCCAATCAG AATGAGAAAGATGAATTTCAAAGTACTGAAGGATTGTCTAGAGAAGAGCTTGGTCGTCTCGTTGCATCACGCTGGACTGGGAAAAAGACTGAGGACCAAGTTGAGGAGATTGATACAGCTAAAAGGGACTATGTAGGCAACAGGGAGAAAGaagagagtgcacatgatgaacATTCGATTAATAATGCTTTACGATTCAATGAAAATACTCAAAAGCATCATGAGAAAGGCAGAAATGATGCTGGAGATGAAGAGTCTGTAGCAGATGATGTTGGTAGTTCGAGCACCCACTACAACATTCGCTTAGAAGATCGTGAGAACTCCTCAG ATATAGCAACTCCAAGCCATCAATCTTGGTTGGTTAAGATACAAGAAACTGCTCAGAATATACTACAGTCAGTTAACTTCTATCCAACCCCTGTCCCTAATTTAG ATGCAAATCAGGTTCGGAATGAGTACAATAACTACACTACAAGATTGCATGATATAGAGTCAAGGATTTCAAGTTTGACAGAAAAGGTCAAATATGATTTTG GAATAGATAATGAATTCTATTTATTCTATGATCGTTGCTTTGAGTCAAAGCAGGACAA gTATGTGTATAAAGTTTGTCCATTTAAACATGCAATACAAGAGGAAGGCAGGAGTGAAACCCGATTGGG CAACTGGGAGAAGTTTGGGAGTTCATATAGAATGATGCTGTTCTCAAATGGAGATGGATGCTGGAATGGACCTGATAGAAGCttagag GTCAAGCTAAGGTGTGGACTAAAAACTGAATTAACTAGTGTGGATGAACCAAGCCGCT ATATGTTGCTCTCATGTATACCCCTGCCCTTTGCCTAG
- the LOC108662030 gene encoding uncharacterized protein LOC108662030, which yields MDDKGNVYVADTMNLAIRKIGDAGVTTIAGGKSNVAGYRDGPSEDAQFSNDFDVVYVQPTCSLLVIDRGNAALRQISLNQDDCDYQYSSVSPTGCTPIYMHHNVHSLFYLQFFLLHSQFSVTVLPEGNYKDHEIFGFAALFTTDKT from the exons ATGGATGATAAAGGAAATGTGTATGTTGCTGATACCATGAATCTTGCTATCAGAAAGATAGGAGATGCAG GTGTCACAACTATTGCTGGAGGAAAATCAAATGTTGCGGGATATAGGGATGGACCCAGTGAGGATGCACAGTTCTCAAACGATTTTGATGTAGTGTATGTTCAGCCCACCTGTTCTTTGTTAGTTATTGATAGAGGAAATGCTGCCCTTCGGCAAATCTCCCTCAACCAAGACGATTGTGATTATCAGTATAGTTCTGTTTCTCCCACAGGTTGTACTCCTATCTATATGCATCACAATGTGCATAGCCTTTTTTACCTTCAATTCTTCTTGTTGCATAGTCAATTTTCTGTTACAGTACTGCC TGAGGGCAATTACAAAGATCATGAAATCTTTGGTTTTGCAGCCCTTTTCACTACAGACAAAACATGA
- the LOC18599911 gene encoding E3 ubiquitin-protein ligase RING1-like → MGDRMVGRYWCYMCSQMVNPTIEPETKCPFCETGFVEEMTSMRQYSNDNGVDLGSMNTLSLWAPILLGLIGGLGSAQLRITGREQINDSNSQDAVEDELGREFESLLRRRRRTSASALRMLQEMRTVAASESENSENGRERSGRMILFDPFNDEALIVQGSFGFNQGQNSTHRAASSFGDYLIGPGWDLLLRYLAENDPNRYGTPPAQKETVEAMPTVTVEDNVQCSICLEDIEIGSEAKEMPCKHKFHGGCIVPWLELHSSCPVCRYQLPSDDSKIEANVSRNSEGRVGTNDTQSGSGVGTGRRYWIPIPWPYDGLLTLPGSQNGSTSAPSSGAMPGSASAGQTEDT, encoded by the coding sequence ATGGGGGATAGGATGGTAGGTAGATATTGGTGTTACATGTGCTCTCAGATGGTGAATCCAACGATAGAACCTGAGACCAAATGCCCTTTTTGCGAGACCGGATTTGTGGAAGAAATGACCAGCATGAGACAATACTCCAACGACAATGGAGTTGATTTAGGATCAATGAACACTCTTTCCCTTTGGGCTCCAATCTTGCTTGGTTTGATTGGTGGTTTAGGTTCTGCGCAGTTGCGTATCACAGGCAGGGAGCAAATCAATGATAGCAACTCACAAGATGCAGTGGAAGATGAACTAGGAAGAGAATTTGAATCCTTGCttaggaggaggaggagaacCTCTGCTTCAGCTCTTCGGATGCTTCAGGAGATGCGTACTGTAGCAGCTTCTGAATCAGAGAATTCTGAAAATGGCAGAGAGAGAAGTGGCAGAATGATCTTATTCGATCCATTCAACGATGAGGCCTTAATTGTTCAAGGTTCATTTGGTTTTAACCAAGGACAAAACTCAACTCATAGGGCAGCCAGCTCTTTTGGTGATTACCTGATTGGACCTGGTTGGGATCTGCTGTTACGGTATTTGGCAGAGAATGACCCTAACCGCTATGGAACCCCACCAGCACAGAAAGAGACAGTTGAAGCAATGCCAACTGTGACTGTAGAGGACAATGTGCAGTGTTCTATATGCTTGGAAGATATTGAGATTGGAAGTGAAGCAAAGGAGATGCCATGTAAACATAAATTCCATGGTGGGTGTATTGTTCCGTGGCTGGAACTTCACAGCTCTTGCCCAGTATGCAGGTACCAGTTGCCTTCGGATGATTCCAAGATTGAAGCAAATGTGAGCAGAAATAGTGAAGGAAGAGTTGGCACTAATGATACCCAAAGTGGTAGCGGGGTAGGAACTGGAAGAAGGTATTGGATCCCTATTCCATGGCCTTATGATGGTTTGCTCACCTTACCAGGATCGCAAAATGGTTCTACTTCAGCTCCCTCATCAGGGGCCATGCCAGGAAGTGCAAGTGCAGGTCAGACAGAAGATACTTGA
- the LOC18599910 gene encoding pyruvate kinase, cytosolic isozyme, with translation MENVILTGVEGMVRPKTKIVCTLGPASRSVEMIEKLLKAGMNVARFNFSHGSHAYHQETLDNLRTAMNNTCIPCAVMLDTKGPEIRTGFLRDGKPIQLTQGEKITITTDYSIKGDENLISMSYKKLAEDLKPGSVILCSDGTITFTVLACDKELGLVHCRCENSAVLGERKNVNLPGVVVDLPTLTEKDKEDILQWGVPNKIDIIALSFVRKGSDLVEVRKLLGEHGNSIILMSKVENQEGVANFDDILANSDAFMVARGDLGMEIPIEKIFLAQKMMIMKANKLGKPVVTATQMLESMIKSPRPTRAEATDVANAVLDGTDCVMLSGETAAGSYPDLAVQTMARICKEAENFINYGDLFKRIMETASTPMSPLESLASSAVRTGNCIKASIILVLTRTGTTAKLVAKYRPSMPILSMIIPEITTDSLDWSCSDEAPARHCLIFRGLIPVLSSGSAKASYSESIEETTKFALQHAKERGLCKPGDSIVALHPSVIKILTV, from the exons ATGGAGAACGTGATTCTAACAGGAGTAGAGGGAATGGTGAGGCCAAAGACAAAGATCGTTTGCACCTTAGGGCCAGCTTCGAGGTCGGTTGAGATGATTGAGAAGCTTTTGAAAGCTGGCATGAACGTCGCTCGTTTCAACTTCTCGCATGGTTCCCATGCATACCACCAGGAAACCTTGGACAATCTAAGGACTGCCATGAACAACACCTGCATTCCTTGTGCTGTCATGTTGGATACTAAG GGACCAGAGATTCGAACTGGCTTTTTGAGGGATGGGAAGCCCATACAACTCACTCAGGGTGAAAAGATTACTATTACCACTGACTATAGCATAAAGGGTGATGAGAATCTGATCTCCATGAGTTACAAGAAGTTGGCTGAAGATTTAAAGCCTGGGAGCGTTATTTTGTGTTCCGATGGGACAATTACATTCACTGTCTTGGCTTGTGACAAGGAATTGGGATTGGTCCATTGCCGTTGTGAGAACTCTGCAGTTCTGGGTGAAAGGAAGAATGTCAATCTTCCAGGAGTTGTGGTTGATCTTCCAACCTTAACAGAGAAGGACAAAGAAGATATCCTGCAATGGGGTGTTCCAAACAAGATAGACATAATCGCCTTGTCTTTTGTTCGTAAAGGTTCAGACCTTGTAGAGGTCAGAAAGCTGCTGGGAGAGCATGGAAATAGCATTATTCTCATGTCAAAG GTTGAAAATCAAGAAGGAGTTGCTAATTTTGATGATATTCTAGCAAATTCTGATGCATTTATGGTTGCAAGAGGTGATTTGGGAATGGAGATCCCAATTGAGAAGATATTCCTGGCTCAGAAAATGATGATTATGAAGGCCAATAAATTGGGAAAGCCTGTGGTAACTGCAACTCAGATGCTGGAGTCCATGATCAAATCTCCGAGGCCAACTCGAGCTGAAGCTACCGATGTTGCCAATGCAGTTCTCGATGGTACTGACTGTGTGATGCTAAGTGGAGAAACTGCTGCTGGATCCTACCCTGACCTTGCTGTTCAAACCATGGCCAGAATTTGCAAAGAGGCAGAAAACTTTATAAACTATGGAGATCTTTTCAAGAGAATAATGGAAACTGCATCCACGCCTATGAGCCCATTAGAAAGTCTGGCTTCCTCAGCTGTGAGGACAGGCAATTGCATTAAAGCATCTATAATTTTGGTCCTAACCAGAACTGGAACCACAGCAAAGCTAGTGGCCAAGTATAGGCCAAGTATGCCTATTTTGTCTATGATCATCCCAGAGATAACGACAGATTCCCTTGACTGGTCATGCAGTGATGAAGCTCCAGCAAGGCATTGCCTTATTTTCAGGGGTCTGATCCCTGTTTTGAGCTCTGGCTCTGCAAAAGCTTCTTACAGTGAGTCTATTGAGGAAACAACCAAGTTTGCCCTTCAACATGCAAAGGAAAGAGGACTTTGCAAACCTGGAGATTCAATTGTGGCATTGCACCCTTCAGTGATTAAGATTTTGACAGTTTGA